GTTTCCAAGGGCGCGGGGCGCTCTTTGACCCCCGCGCGGGGCGGAGGTGGCGGCCGCGGGGTCCTCTGAATCCTCGCCGGATCCCGGAGGGAGCGGGGCGCGCGGCGACGGGCACCAGCTGTCCCCAGAGGCCGCGGCCGCGCCGGGGGCCGCCCTGCCCGCCCCTCTCCCCCCGCGCCCGCGGGCGTCAGCGCGGCGTCCGGGCACCCGCGCCCCGGGGCGCACCTCCGGGCTCCGCCGGGCTGGTCCGGGCTGCGACGGGCGCGCTGCTCGCCGCGCCTCCGTCCCTCCCCGGCCCCTCTCGTCCTGTCCAGGCTCCGcgtctttctctcccccttccgccctctctctccctctctcctgcaaGTCCACAATCACAGCCATTTTCTGTACTCGGTGCCTTCGTGCGCGTGCTCGGGGACTTTTCGGGAGGACGACCCGCACAAGCGGACTTCACAGTGTGCATGTAGGGTTTTGCCTGCCCCCTTGCAAACACCCGCCCTTTTCCACAAGCACCGTTTAAGCTCACTTGGTAAACTCTGTAAAGAGGACGGCCGCGCGCACGTTCTGCTGCGAGGGGACGCAGGTCGGCGTTCACGGGGGTGGCGGACGTCTCCGTGTGCCTCCCCGCGAGCCCCGAGCGCCCCGAGCGCGCAAGACCGCTTCCCTGCCCGTGTTGTCTCCGCAGGTCCCCCTGGCCCGCTCGGAGGCTTTCCTGGCCGACCTGTTGGATGGCGTGTGCGAGCGCATGAGCGAGTACAAGCTGGAAGAAGACCCGGTGACCAAGGAGAAGGCGTTTAAGAGATTTGCCCCAAGGAAAGGagacaaaatatacaaagaatttaaaaaattctatttctattctgaTGCTTACAGACCTTTGAAATTCGCGGTAAGCTCTCTTCCCGGGCAGGTGAACCCTGGGCGCCACGAACACtctctggtttctgtttttcGCTATTTGCTTGGGTTGGTGAGTTTGGAGAGGAGACACTGAGCATTCGAATGCTATGTTTGCTTTGTGGTCCTGCCTTTTCAGTGGTGACCGGGCATTGAGGAATGTGAGACACCTAACGGGGGTTCTGGAGACAGGAGACATTTTCCAGAAAGTGCTGTGGTAGCTCCCAGGGACTCTGAGACACAGTCTGTGTTTCTGTGCCGTGGGGCTTGAGGAGGAGTTCCTTCCAGGTTCCCACAGAAAGAATCAGGGGTCGTGGCTCCTAGgttaaaatccaaattaaaatgaatgtcGCTTTCAAATATTTACAGCCAAATGGTAGAGGAAGAGTGACATACATCATCCGTCTCCCCCCCTTCAGGcttcacagaagagagagaatttctttcctgagttaaTTCAAGTATTTTAGCACAAACTAAGTTAAACAAAGGCTTAGGTATGATAGCTGGCTTAATGCCAAACTTCCGTCCAGTACAGTGTTTATTTTAGATGAAGGCTGGCCTCTGGGTTGCTAGAATGTGCCAGGCAAAATATATTCCAATATATTTCACTTTACTTAATGCTGTTGAATCAGACGAACTGATGGGAAAGcctgtttaaaaaatgtattaagttcACACATTGGCCAAAATGTCAGGCATGCTGAAACCCTGAAATAAGGGCTTTAGCTGacttttgaagatttcattttaattaaaaagtagagGCAATAATTCCAGGTTAAAAGTGCTGTGGACGAGAAATTGCAGTGAGTGAGTGTGCTTGCATTTCACAGGTTTTAAATCAACACATTATagtggaatttaaatatttttaaaggccattgaaaaattttaaagtcttgcTTAATGAACTTGGAAAATGATTTGCAAGTCTCGAGTGAATGCCCTTCTGCAGCTTCCTAATTCCTGAAACTGTAGCCCTGTGCGTCtctaacacagacacacacttcaCTTagaattgaagatttttttttttttaaatgtctgggcAAATTTGGGCCCCCTCTTCTCTGAAAAGTTAGATTTGGAGGTAGAAGCAGAGTGAAATTATGAATGGATCTCTAAATGGTAGGAAAAGAAACTTCCCCGAGTAACTGTCAAGCCTGTTACCCACAGTGGGATTGAGGCCCGGTTTGTTTTGATCGCTTTCAGCGATTGTTTTCACACTTCAGACTCTGTTTTAAAACCACAACGTGGATTATTCTGTTAAATCTGAGGGAACTGGGTTTAACCATTTCCAAGGAGCTGTGTTCTTTAAAGggctctaaaacaaacaaaaacaaagctaagACTTTTCGGTCCCATCTAGGAGACCCATTTCTTCCTAGTCCTCACATTCCAATTTAAGGGAGAGGAACAGATACGAAGAACTAGCTTCCTCCCTTACCCTCGTCTTTCAACACCACTAATCAGTTGGTTAAGTCCCAGGAAAATGATGCAATTAACATTCTGGGGAGAGGGGGTCGAGCCAATGCCGCGATGTCTTAAACCAAGGGGGCTAATAAAAACGGGCCACCTTGGCAACCCGATTTTCTATTTCCAGCTAAGAAAATGTTGGTAAGCGCTTCTAACCAGACGCCCCGTGCGTGTCTCTCCACCTGTGCTGTGATTCCGTTTCCGCAGTGCGAGGCCATACTAGAGGAGCACGAAGACGAGATACTCTCCCTTATCGCCCAGGAGGCACATCACCTCGCTGACAAGCTGTGCAGTGGAAAGGCAGGTACTGTGTCTGATGTAACATGTGTCCTCGCGCgcccaccccttctccccctgcGCCGCACCGTGTTTTTTCAAACGGCGCCTTGCTTTCTCCCTGCCACCGAGGGCTCTCCACTGAGTCAGAAAGACACCGAGTGCgagagaacaaacaaacaaaaccacaggcCTCCGGGGGCTCCAGCTCCCTCCTTGACACTTCTTGCCTCTGCTTTGTCAGCAAAGTCTAAGGGGCTCAGGCTAGACTCTCAGATGTTAGGGACCACGTGCTCATCAGAACTGGACGGATCCAAAGCACTTTCTCTTTCCAAACTCCGAGAAAGCTGGGCTTTTCCGTCCTGCGTCAGGAAGGAGAATCTCTTTAGGACTCGCCTGCGGACGGAAGGGGGGATCTTTATTTAGTGCCAGATTTtgaaaaggtttttgtttgtttgtttgttgatcGGTAAGGGGAGCTGgatatttgtttttcaagttaATTTCCCAGAAATCCACttgttcttaaattatttttctttctggcagAGGGTAGAAAAGAATACTTGAgttatattcacacacacactcagaagcTAGATAAATTATGGAACTTGATTCATACGAAGTTGAAACTATGTTACTACCATTGGCCTTTCCACCTGTTTGGTGGCCTGTGAACCTCCTAGGGGAGTATCACTATGATGCTTATTTAAAACACTTACCAGGATGTAGCCAAGTTGGGCAGCCTTTTCAGAGATCTTGCAGAAAATGAACCATACATATGAAGACAGTGATTTAAAGTCCTGGAAGTACTTTTACGCCATTGCAGAATCTTGAGATATTTAGCAATTGCTTATAATAAGTATAATGCACCTGCATCCGCAGTATCGAATTTAGTGccaaaatccttaaaataatgtttactgCACATTTGTAGGTAAATATTCATGTCATTGAAAgttattaaagaagaaagttaTAAATGCACATTAATAGGGAAAAGTTTTCTTACTCTGAGTAGATAATAGGGTTGTTTTCTGCTTAAAATccagtttgaaaaataataataagatccAGTTTGGTTGGGAATTTGAAGAAGAGTACACGGCATGATGCAGTTAGGGTTGTCCGGGACTAAGGTCCTCCGGGTGGGGGAGAGCTGGCTCCTGGAGTTCAGTTACCTAATGTTGCAATGTTGTGAAATTCACATCAATAAGGGCATAGCCTCGATTTCCCAAAGAAAGTATTTCCAAAGTTTTTCAAACAATTTGGAGATGTACATATGCTTGAAGATACAAGCAAAAATGCAATGACCAAGCCAGAAAATGtcagttttcctgttttttcctcACAAAGGGTTTGGACTCATCATAACCATCTGTGGCAAATGCAACAAATTTGCTCTATAAACACCTGTTCAGACCTTACAGGCAGGCCTGAGAAAGTTCCACCAAGTCTTCACAGCAGCCCTTGACCCACATAATCAGATCCTGGGGGAAAGGCTCTGTTCCTAAATGCCGCAGTTTGACTTGAGTTCAGTAATGTCTTTTCACTCCTTTTGCgtatttataattagaaaaataatgtgaacCCCGAGAAAATATGAGCATAAGGGGAAACTAAGATACACGCACGGCTACTGGTGTAACATAAAACATTAGATAACTAATTCTCAATAGCGTTTAATTGTTTGAAAACTGGCGAAGTCCTTACACTCTAAACAGAAACATCAGGGCCGCGGGACTCCCGAGAGGGCCAGCTAGCCACCCCAGAGGTAACCGTCTCTGACTGCACCACAGAGCCGTGGTCTCCAAGCTGGGTTTCTCAGTGAAACCCATTTATGGAGGTTACGGATATCAGTTAAAAACTGCGGGTATGTTAATCCTGAAAAGAGGCTAGACtcgcccccccacacccccgagTCTGCTACTGTTGAAGTAAGTTAACAGCCCATAGCAAGATGGAcgtttttcaaacttaaaaattattgccAGAAAAGGCTAAAGCAACACATCAGTAAGAAAAATGGCATGTGTGGACCCCGACAACAAAGAAGCGGTGTGTTTTGACATATTGGGACGGTTTCAGATGACCGCGTAGAAGGTGAGACGCTCCCGCGGTAGAAGAACTGGGGCGCTCTCCCACGGAACGTTTATATGGGGTAGCAGGTGTCCTGTGTGAGCTCGGCGTCCGTGCCCTGCTTCTCGAGGTAATACTTTACCTTGTTCTGTTGTCCCGCAACTTTACTGTGATGGACCTCCTCGTTTTAAAGATGTTTGGAAGacatgggtgtatgtgtgtgtgtgtgtgtgtgtgtgtgtgtgtgtgtgtacatacgtGTACTAGAGGCTCTGAATGTGCCTTAACCAGTGACATGCTACCCAGAGTCTGCGGTATCCAAGACACTCCACTGAGGTCTGCAAAAATGTCTACAGACCGTTTTTAAGGAGATAACTTCTCTTAAACAGATGCTTCTAGAACTAGAGCTCTAATTGGGAAGTTGGtccttttttctactttatgcatgtgtgtgtgtgcacgtgcatttCTTATATGCGTTTATAtatgaattttgcttttttctcttccacGTAGGTcaattcactttaatttttcaataattatGTAGTCGCAGATGAGGGCGAACTCCCAGACTTTAAGACTTCTGCTTTCGTGAGGTAGAACTGACATGAAATTGTAAGGTGTTGGAAGAGTGCGTCGCGGtgatttggtgtgtgtgtgcgtcagGAGAGATCCCTCCCGTCCACTGATTCCTTCAGTGGAGTATCAGGACGGACAGTGCACCCGCAGCCCCAGACAGCAAACGGGGGAGGACGGAGAAAACATCTGTTACATTCAAGATGACcgactggattttaaaataacacatcaGTGGGATTTTCACAAACATTATGTTCCACCTTTTGAATCAGTAAAGAAAACCTCAGTGAAAGACGATCTGATTGCAGATGGGGCTGTGGATACCCCCGCCACTTTAATCACTGCATAAAACAAAAGCTCACCAAATACATCCCGTTGTTGGGGTGTAAGACAGAATAAGAGGGCTACCCCATACGTAATCTTGGGGGGTTTTCCcctagacaaaaataaaaaaaaaaagaagaaaagtcagcTCATTAGATTTTCCTGATGGAATATTTTGTGGCCCGTGACCCAGGCTTTGCCAGATTGTCATTTTAACGTCTTGAAGTCAAgatgatgttttaaaatcttaatacGATAATTGGGTCATGATAAAAAGTGTAGCTACATTCCACTGATGGTAGAGAACGTAACACTCTAGATCATGGGTGAATGGGTAGTCTGCGGTTTGTGGGGTCGTCATTAGCTAGAGTGTGACGGTGTCGACGCAAAGACAGAAATGTCTTCGGGACGCACGTCACTTCTGCTTTCATAGTAAATCTGAACATTTAAACTGTTAGACTGACAAATCTGTCACATGATCATTTGAAGGCAACACAGGAAATAAGGCACCAAGTATCTTGAAATGTTTAGCTTGCATTTAAAGGAAAAGCATTTTTACCTTTCTGTGCAGCCTTCCCAATGATAGTATTGAATGATAATATGCCAAATGATTACTTTCAAAGGTCGGTATATTCCTGTTTTAAATAAACGATGTAGTTAAAATAATCCGTagtctttttaaagagaattggCATGAGTTGCTTCCAGTTGGAAAAGGAGTGTGTGTTAGAGcatctccttgcctctctgctccttgggatAAACGCCAGGCGTGCTGTGCCCCAATTTAAAGCATTCCTTAAATACTCCCAAGGCCATGGGCAAAGCGGTATGATCCCTGGGCTTGGGTTTTTaaatattccaggaaaaaaaggCTGGAAGATGGGACTAGAGTAGCTTTGACAGGTGTCGAGGCTAGGTTTGGAGTCCGAGGGAGTAGACTACACCCTTTTATCTGCTTGTGTGTGTATTGGAAAATTTCCACgataaaaaaggttttaaaatatgcttCCGTAAAAATGTGGGGTTTTGCAGAAGGTTAGTGACTCACACGCTGTGATTAAATGTGAGAGTGATGTTgtgtaactttttttccccccagatctCTGCAAAACCGCTGCTAAGCAGACCGAACTCTAGGGTGCCAGGCCCATCAGGTGGTGAGGGGAGCCGCGGCGCACAAGGTCAACACCCACGTTCATATCTTCTTGTTTCTTCACGGGAAGAAAGTCTGCATCTCTCATTTATACCATGTCGTCTCATGTATgacattttttttggaaaatccGTTGTTTGGCATCACAACAAACCCGGTTCTTCCTGGTTCTTTCTATAGGGAGATGAAGGAAGGCATAAAACAAATCACCTTTCTGGATTTTGGTACAGACAGAGTTGGGAGTAAAGCATTTAATTTGATAATAAGAAAAAAGCGAAGCCATCTCATAAATGAAATAAGGATCTGATAATGCATATTGTTTATTTGGTGCACGTCTACAAGTATCCCGTTCTCTTTGATAAGAACTTGATTTGATTTCTTAAATACTTGATCGgtcaggaaattaagaaaatatattgctACAAATTCCAGATTATGTCTTCTTGGATCTATATGGTGATCAGTAAAAGAAACAAGCTTATTTTATATCAGGAATGAAAATCAAATTTCCAGCTTTAAACCCtaagtttaaaaactttttaatctctaaaatgtaattgaatacataaaaaataatgaatatttttacagCAAGCAGGACGGTGGTCTTTCTCATGCGTACCTTCTGAATTCAGATGATTCGGAAAGTCGATTTATGATTACACTGTGCATTCTTCAAAGATGATACCAAtgaccatgttttgttttgctgcaaACTCtagcgtgtgtgtgttttaaaagacTTTCGGCTAACAGTCAGCATGTGTATCTTCCTCCTAACTAACCTGTTATTCTCCCGACTTGGGTGTTTTGGTAGGtgtggaggtggagaggagggaagatcTTACGAGAAATCACCCACTGATCACACTTTATGCAGGACCTAGTAAACATATTGCTCTTGGGTATTTCACTGTCTCTGTTAAATTTACATTCCATGGAATCtgactttaattatttaaaatgtcaggaTGTGTTCCAcacacttctttttaaaagaagaaatgcttgTTGTTGGCAGTGAGAATTTTCCAGATAGGATAAGATAAATTCTGCCCTCAAAGAGCAAAATCTCTCTTGTAATGTGGTCCATCATTGCCTGGAAAACTCAGCTAAGGCTTCGGTGAGGAGGGAGTTCTGAAACTTAGGAACATTTACCAAAACTAAGGGGAAGCAGTttccacttttttccttctttcccctcacTTCTTACTGGAAGTCAGAATTTTAAATTcatgtcactttttttctttggGGAAACGGAAAGGCATGTGATGTTTGGACACATCTGTGGCTGGTTAACAAGGACAGACCTTACGTATTGGAGCCCAGGGAACCTGCACTGATAGAAAATGGAAATGGGCTTCCAGAACAATTAGCCCCATCTTTCAGTCAGGTAGCAAAGTTGTGATTTACAGCACGGTCCCTACATCTTTACGTAAACCTGTCTATTTAAGATTAATTCAGCATTTCAGATAGCTCCGAGTCACGAACACCTCCCAGACTTGGGCTTCCTTGGTAGGTGCACTGCCCACGAGCCTGATTCCTTCATGAAAGCATGACCGTGGCCGTGGCGGGCAGGTGCGCCCAGAGCTGGCACATCCGTGACCGTGCAAGTGTGACCTCAGGCTTCCCAGACTCTCACTGGTCATTGTCACAAAGTCTCAGATACAGACACAGCTAACAACCTAAGTGAACCTGAGGGCTCCGTCTTCCTTCCCCCGTGGAAGTTCTCGCGGGTGGTGAAACGCTTGCTTTGACTGGAGAGAACCACGCATCTCGCCTCTAATAGCGATCCTTGAAGGTCTTGCCAAATATGGCTTTTCAGTTGTTTCTTATCTCTGAGGAGAACTAGTCTTGTGTCTTCGAAGACTTTTGGTAGCTCCTGACTTACCTACTggttctttccagaatttttttcccaGCTCAAACTTGTTAAGCTCATGTAAATACTGTGACTTGCTAAGTTACTGATTAAATATACGTTTGCGGGATAGACACGATCACCACGTTTCTTACAGCTGCAGACACGCGGGTGTTTCCTGTAGGGCACAGTCAGGCTGTGGTGCTTTCACTAATGAGCGATAATGAGACAGAGTAGTTGCTCGCTTTAGCGCTTTAGCGTCCCTCTGAGCCACAGTCCTGCCTTCTTAATGACGCCTGttgacccaaaccaaaacaaagcaaaaagcctgggggaaaaaaaagaaagcaacaccCAAACACCCAAAGTGTGGCACAAAAGTTTCTCAGAATCAATGAAAAGCAACTTAATTCTGGGTCAGAAAGAttcctggaggaaaaaaagtggggggtgTGATGTTCATTAAAATAATGGGGAGAGCAGGCACGTTCGGGCAGTGGTTTCAAGTCGTGCTTTTATGAGACAGGTTCTTTGGGTCTCCCTGGAAGGCTCTGGGAACCTGTTCTCATAAAGAGAAACCAAATTGGCTGCAATGCACTGTTTATATTCTGTTACGTGGATCACTACTTGCTAAGAATAAGCCAAGACCAGTGAATCCATTTCACCGAGGAGTGGAAAGTGGAATTGAGCCAAAGTCCCAAATGGGAGAAATCAATACTTGATTTACTAAGACAAGCCCTAAAAAACCAGAGTCAATAGCTGGTTATATTTGTTCTGCCTACTTCTCGGCTTGGGTTGgtatatattcatgtatgtaaTGGcttcatgtaaataaaaaaattttaagctatcACTCTTAAAATTCAGGTTATAATGGAATCGGAGGAGAAGCCATTCTTTGATGTGATGCTGTGGCCTGTTTGAAGATTTGACACAAATTTTGGAGCTAATCTTAAATCTCGAAGCCCACCCAATAGTATATTATGTAGTTTTATACCAAAATGTAATTAGCAATGAGAGTAAATTGTCACAACACCTGTTAGACACAAGTGTACGTTTTGCTATGATTTTCTGCCTGTAACTTACTGCCCCTTCATACATTTCCTGAAATTCTCAGATTAGGTGCCTGGATTTACAGCAAGGAACTGGATAGATCAAAGACCgaaggagagaaatgaaattggagTACGGAATCATGGACGTTCACTGCCCTTGTGTTACCTAGGATAAGACGCAGCAGACGACCATGTCCTGTCCCTTAGTACCCAATGCCCCTGGCCCTGAACGTGTCTGAGGGGGAACAGCCCACTGGTTTTGTCCATTTCCAGAACCTGCCCTTCTTGGAGATGGTGATTAAATTTAATGTACAGTGAGCTCATTTGTCTGTAAGAAATCTAGTGTGGCTTGTGAGGTGGGTCTGAACCATCAGAAGTAGAGTTCTCCACCTTTCTGGGTGCTCGGAGGGCCCTGGAGACGGGCGGGAGCACGGAAACACAGATGCGCGCAAGCAGACCCCCGTACATGGAAATGAGGTCTGGACCCCGGGAAGTCACGTGAAGCTGGGATCGCTCCAAGGTGCACATCTCAGAGGAAAACGTGTCTGGAAATTTCTGTAATtccttaagggggaaaaaaaaaatcattcctgtgCTCCTTAATCTtgattttcaagaaagaaaaaaatatgctaaaTTGTAACAGATATATAGAAAATAGTCTATGTCACAAGATAGTTACAAAACACAGTCCATCTGTTAAGAAGTTCCTGGAAAACAACGAGCTTGGAGACTCTGCTGGAAACGCATCAGAATTGTATTGTGATGTGGCTGGTTATTACGGAACACAGATTTGATCTGGCCAGCCGCGGGTCGAGACTGTAACCCCCAAAACATAAGGGCACAAAGTGGAAGCCCGTACAGTGAGGGGAGCAGTTAAATAGGCGAGAGCACAGCCGTGTTCCCCCCAACGCCAGCGTGGGCGACAGCCGGCGGCACACTTGGCTGAGCTGGGACACACCCCCGAGCCGCGCACGTCTGCCCTTGGAGCAGACAGAGGCTCCGGGAACTTCCTCCTCCGTTCCGGGCTGTTACTAAGCCAGTGTGGAAGGTATGCAGGTTACATAACAGAAGGTCGGATGGCCAGTGTCAGCTAATTAAGCATGGCTGAGACCCGGAAAGATCCTGTAAGTGataagttaaaatattaataccGATTTCCAACTTCATGAATAGCGAGGCTGGCACCCGAAGAGTTAGAATGTACTCCTGACATTTTATATTAAGGTTTTGGCCTCAAAGCCACTTTCCGAACAAGTGGGAGTTCCTCTGCAGCACAGTCTCGGATACCAGCCGAGACAGGGTGATGGTAATCCTTGAGGTAACACCACtgtcaacagagagagagaagattccaATCAGGTGACTTTCATTGTCTGATAGAAATGATCTTTATGGCTTTGCTGTTCTTCATCAAAGGGCGCTGATTAAGCATCTTCATGCCCTGTGGTTTGTAGAAGAAAGCAGAGAACCAAAAAATAGTCTATTTGGCCCCCATTAAAAATGGGCCCTGTTTAAAGCAACATTGTATTAAAACAGAGCGAAGTCTGATACAAATGCGGTTCAATGAGTGTTATTAAATTATTAGACCTTAAGGTGAAAATACACCCTTGAAATGCCTTTATATGCAATCAGAGCTGGTGATTAAATTTTAATGCCCTAAGATTAAAGGGCCACTTGAGtgaggtatttttgttttatttttttgttttggggggttgtttggttgggtttgggtttttagTAGGACCCCCAGTGGGGAACAGGAGATGCTGTGAATTTGCTCCATTTTGTATACATCATGGATCCTGAAGCCTCGGCCGGTTTCCAGGGTGAAAGCGTCCAGGCTCTGGCTCAGCCTCGCGTGGCGGCAGTGGTGTGGCCGTTTGCCCATCACAAGCCACAGGAAGTCCCGTGACCCCGTGTGAGGCCCAGTGGCCCCGTGTCCAGGCCCAGTGGCGCCGCAGGCTCCTGCAGGAGACAGAGGCCAGATCGGAGCCGCAAACGGGGCCGACTCTCCGCCAGCGGGGG
This genomic stretch from Mustela erminea isolate mMusErm1 chromosome 11, mMusErm1.Pri, whole genome shotgun sequence harbors:
- the CNPY1 gene encoding protein canopy homolog 1 isoform X3, whose translation is MSEYKLEEDPVTKEKAFKRFAPRKGDKIYKEFKKFYFYSDAYRPLKFACEAILEEHEDEILSLIAQEAHHLADKLCSGKADLCKTAAKQTEL
- the CNPY1 gene encoding protein canopy homolog 1 isoform X1 is translated as MESGWINIAETEFICDSAPFSAVVMQTSYFDQQRVAREKARRGRAAARPRRPWRVPAPFRKEPRGRRILHLDLSRRAPSFCLGFQGRGALFDPRAGRRWRPRGPLNPRRIPEGAGRAATGTSCPQRPRPRRGPPCPPLSPRARGRQRGVRAPAPRGAPPGSAGLVRAATGALLAAPPSLPGPSRPVQVPLARSEAFLADLLDGVCERMSEYKLEEDPVTKEKAFKRFAPRKGDKIYKEFKKFYFYSDAYRPLKFACEAILEEHEDEILSLIAQEAHHLADKLCSGKADLCKTAAKQTEL
- the CNPY1 gene encoding protein canopy homolog 1 isoform X2; translated protein: MESGWINIAETEFICDSAPFSAVVMQTSYFDQQRVAREKARRGRAAARPRRPWRVPAPFRKEPRGRRILHLDLSRRAPSFCLGFQGRGALFDPRAGRRWRPRGPLNPRRIPEGAGRAATGTSCPQRPRPRRGPPCPPLSPRARGRQRGVRAPAPRGAPPGSAGLVRAATGALLAAPPSLPGPSRPVQVPLARSEAFLADLLDGVCERMSEYKLEEDPVTKEKAFKRFAPRKGDKIYKEFKKFYFYSDAYRPLKFALRKCW